One Dermatophagoides farinae isolate YC_2012a chromosome 1, ASM2471394v1, whole genome shotgun sequence genomic region harbors:
- the thoc7 gene encoding THO complex subunit 7, whose translation MMNSTTTTTTMANDSKITSFSNKLLQMINDDEIMKRKLMVDGDGIGDDRKISNLIKQFILWCYNDNESELESELSAERLLNVIDQSELAMAKSVQTIKMITHELDNYENTYKNIEKAIADARAKLSTCKAELAHAKQIRRYKLDYDAIANIIEQHPSTQETQIKLNVLENEIQTLQKINNQIESKLEKRRRQFQLLLSASHQLQSVLDEENTATTTTDHQTSSCLVDNNNDLMTIPPRTLDNDNNLESSSSSTKEASPISMETN comes from the coding sequence ATGATGaattcgacaacaacaacaacaacaatggcaaatgattcaaaaattacATCGTTTTCAAATAAGTTACTTCAAATGATAAACGATGATGAGATtatgaaacgaaaattaaTGGTCGATGGTGATGGTATTGGTGATGACCGAAAAATCTCTAATTTAATCAAACAATTCATATTATGGTGctacaatgataatgaatccgAATTGGAAAGTGAATTGTCTGCCGAACGTTTATTGAATGTAATTGATCAGTCAGAATTGGCTATGGCTAAATCGgttcaaacaataaaaatgattacaCATGAACttgataattatgaaaatacttataaaaatattgaaaaagcCATTGCAGATGCACGTGCAAAATTATCTACATGTAAAGCTGAATTAGCTCATGCTAAACAGATTCGCCGTTATAAACTTGATTATGATGCCATTGCCAATATAATTGAACAACATCCTAGTACGCAGGAaacacaaatcaaattgaatgtattggaaaatgaaatacaaaCATTGCAAAagattaataatcaaattgaatcaaaattggaGAAAAGACGTCGCCAGTTTCAGTTACTGTTATCGGCATCACATCAGCTGCAAAGTGTTTTGGATGAAGAAAACACCGCAACAACTACTACGGATCATCAAACCTCATCATGTttggttgataataataatgatctaATGACTATTCCACCACGTACACTggataatgacaataatctggaatcatcatcatcatcgacaaagGAAGCTTCACCAATTTCTATGGAAACGAATTGA
- the LOC124492243 gene encoding NPC intracellular cholesterol transporter 2 homolog a, with product MQISNCSFVLFIVASLLSGIDSKNLFKNCPSNIGHIESINVTGCKNNDSYCRLKKGVDVAMNLTFISDQATDSVKVKIFGEIARVQVPFVIEPDEACGNYGLKCPLIAGHTNQFNLALPIKTIYPSIPVTIQINLMEGDTNNKIVCIRFKARISN from the exons ATGCAAATATCAAATTGTTCATTCGTATTGTTTATCGTTGCATCATTGCTATCTGgaattgattcgaaaaatttattcaaaaattgtccatcaaatattggccatattgaatcgattaatgTTACTGGGTGCAAAAATAACGATTCCTATTGTCGATTGAAAAAAGGTGTTGATGTTGCAATGAATCTAACATTTATTTCAG ATCAAGCAACCGATTCGgtaaaagtgaaaatttttggcGAAATAGCCCGTGTTCAGGTTCCGTTCGTCATTGAGCCAGA TGAAGCATGTGGTAATTATGGCTTAAAATGTCCACTAATTGCTGGTCACACGAACCAATTTAATCTAGCATTGCCGATAAAAACGATTTATCCGTCCATTCCTGTAACCATACAGATTAATCTGATGGAAGGAGATACTAACAATAAAATTGTATGCATCCGTTTCAAGGCCAGGATCTCAAATTGA
- the LOC124492233 gene encoding uncharacterized protein LOC124492233: MIKRISLSSLRSSTKDSTKIVKYTTCSSNKMVDDDLDEVAVISSNAAPENVRYGDGHYHHHHYHLATANGPRVVPGIITAGVDRTKLLTSSSLQSANVIIRKPSNIVTNDNNDTNNDDDHDFKDRCPSQQSLIAVSCGQRQQQDKQSILSTTTTTNATLINGKNSQGKKRSIHQMTTGLINNARNDLEISKKTRELRRKEIKKEFEKWENVTGSMHHKSGCNWSFVFDPSGRLCYYWSLIVSIAFLYNFWSIIYRCAFQEINEKTVASWFALDYFSDFIYILDIAVNFRTGYLEEGVLQTDSVKLRQHYMNCTIFYIDCLCLLPLDILYLSIGFKSILRCFRLIKIYRFWAFLDRTERHTNYPNIFRTLSLLHYILAIFHWNACLSHIIHIKDGFGSRDWFTRSKNKDCEGVTCDYLHAMYWSVLALTTIGDLPTPRTKSEYVFLIMQLVFGLFLFATVLGHVANIVTNVSAARKEFQAKLDAVKTYMRMRRVPDHIQTKVIRWFDYLWMTQKSSDEERSVGCLPDKLKAEIAIHVHLDTLKRVEIFQNTEAGFLCELVLRLRPVLFSPGDYICRKGEVGKEMYIVNRGRLQVVTDNGKTVLATLRAGSYFGEISILNMGTAGNRRTASVRSVGYSDLFCLNKQDMWDVLKDYPAARVRLEAIAVKRLEKYRKEPLKKIAMGRSKSTPGLVESKGKIPVGNMNVLQMKENQSASTATLLKADDDDDIEDGEEKINSDKDKQQQDEYCNTVDESTSSMDTMKQSSSKEDSHPDGGTLIAQQQQQLSCCDIILTNKSQQQQHTPTIAHQQHQTFASPSLILAATNNNHHQPQQQQTQQQQTLIYSSHLLSPNIAFMNFDNRSQQQQQQQHSPSPIQSNNNTLYPSSSSPLQLPHTHQFLQAQHLHPHHLHHQFTPSSSSYCTISPAASTNQLPIFSNSATPILVQQQQQQTPSSINNNNSNNNLCGSDDTNSYNNIQIEFPTQDALLSEIKRLRERLLTLETENASMSMKLNQQQWQVENRLAEIEHQISSAASANSCSAQLGFISSNNSSNASVEDNERNKESII, from the exons ATGATAAAAagaatatcattatcatcgctACGTTCAAGTACAAAagattcaacaaaaattgttaaaTATACAACATGTAGTAGCAATAaaatggttgatgatgatcttgatgaAGTGGCTGTCATCAGTAGTAATGCTGCACCTGAAAATGTTCGTTATGGGGATGgacattatcaccatcatcattatcatttagcCACGGCAAACGGACCACGGGTTGTGCCCGGAATTATAACTGCAGGGGTTGATCGCACCAAACtattgacatcatcatcattacaaagCGCCAATGTTATTATCAG AAAGCCTTCGAATATTGtcacaaatgataataatgacacaaataatgatgatgatcatgattttaAAGATCGCTGTCCATCACAACAGTCATTAATAGCTGTTAGTTGTggtcaacgacaacaacaggataaacaatcgatattatcgacgacaacaacaacaaacgcaacattaataaatggaaaaaattctcaagGCAAAAAACGTTCAATCCATCAAATGACAACAGGGTTAATCAATAATGCTAGAAATGATCTggaaatttcgaaaaaaacacGTGAATTACGAAGAAAAGAGATaaagaaagaatttgaaaaatgggAAAATGTAACCGGATCTATGCATCATAAATCAGGCTGTAATTGGTCATTTGTGTTTGATCCATCTGGTCGtctttgttattattggtcATTGATCGTGAGCATTGCATTTCTTTATAATTTTTGGTCAATCATTTATCGTTGTGCATTTCAAGagattaatgaaaaaaccgTTGCATCATGGTTTGCACTGGATTATTTTTCCGATTTCATCTATATATTGGATATTGCTGTCAATTTTCGAACCGGATATCTAGAAGAAGGTGTTTTACAAACCGACAGTGTTAAATTACGGCAACATTACATGAATTGTACAATATTCTATATCGATTGTCTTTGTTTATTGCCATTGGATATTCTTTATTTATCCATTGGCTTCAAATCTATTCTTCgttgttttcgtttgataaaaatttatcgtTTTTGGGCATTTTTGGATCGTACTGAACGTCATACGAATTATCCGAATATATTTCGCACATTATCCTTACTGCATTATATATTGGCCATATTCCATTGGAATGCATGTCTCAGCCATATAATACACATTAAAGACGGTTTTGGCTCTAGAGATTGGTTTACTAGATCCAAAAATAAAGACTGTGAAGGCGTTACTTGTGATTATCTTCA cGCCATGTATTGGTCAGTATTGGCTTTGACCACAATCG GTGATTTACCAACTCCACGAACTAAAAGTGAATATGTGTTCCTAATCATGCAACTTGTTTTTGGTCTTTTTCTATTTGCAA CCGTACTTGGTCACGTAGCAAACATTGTGACAAATGTTAGTGCGGCACGTAAAGAATTCCAAG CAAAATTGGATGCCGTCAAAACATATATGCGTATGCGAAGAGTACCTGAtcatatacaaacaaaagtGATACGTTGGTTCGATTATCTATGGATGACGCAAAAATCTTCGGATGAAGAGCGTTCAGTTGGATGTCTTCCag ACAAACTTAAAGCTGAAATTGCCATCCATGTACATTTAGATACATTAAAAAGAGTGGAAATCTTCCAGAATACTGAAGCCGGATTCCTTTGTGAGCTAGTATTACGTCTGCGACCAGTATTGTTTAGTCCTGGTGATTATATTTGTCGCAAAGGTGAAGTAGGTAAAGAGATGTACATCGTTAATCGCGGAAG ATTACAGGTTGTTACCGATAATGGAAAAACAGTGTTGGCAACATTACGTGCCGGAAGTTATTTTGGTGAGATTAGTATACTAAACATGGGTACAGCTGGTAACCGTCGAACAGCATCCGTCCGTTCTGTGGGCTATTctgatttattttgtttgaataaacAA GATATGTGGGATGTACTAAAAGATTATCCAGCAGCTAGAGTTAGACTTGAGGCAATTGCCGTGAAACGGTTGGAAAAATATCGTAAAGAACCGTTGAAGAAAA TTGCAATGGGACGAAGTAAAAGTACACCTGGTCTAGTCGAATCGAAAGGAAAAATACCCGTTGGCAATATGAATGTCTtacaaatgaaagaaaatcaatcgGCATCGACAGCCACTTTATTAAaggctgatgatgatgatgatattgaagatggcgaagaaaaaatcaatagcGACaaagataaacaacaacaagatgaaTATTGTAATACAGTAGATGAATCCACAAGCAGTATGGATACAATGAAACAATCTTCATCAAAAGAAGATAGTCATCCTGATGGTGGAACATTGAtagcacaacaacaacaacaactaagcTGTTGTGATATAATCTTGACAAAtaaatcacaacaacagcagcataCACCAACGATAGCACATCAACAGCATCAAACATTTGCATCGCCATCATTAATATTAGCggcaacaaataataatcatcatcagccacaacaacaacaaacgcaacaacagcaaacatTGATCTATTCATCACATTTATTAAGCCCGAATATAGcatttatgaattttgataatagatcacaacaacaacaacaacagcagcattcaccatcaccaatacaatcgaataataatactctttatccatcatcatcatctccatTACAATTGCCTCATACACATCAATTTCTTCAAGCTCAGCATCTGCATCCACATCATttgcatcatcaatttacaccatcatcatcatcatattgtacAATAAGTCCTGCAGCATCGACAAATCAActtccaattttttccaattcggCTACTCCAATCTtggttcaacaacaacaacaacaaacaccatcatcaatcaataataacaatagcAACAATAATTTATGTGGATCAGATGACACCAATTCCTATAATAATATACAGATTGAATTTCCAACACAAGATGCATTGTTATCTGAAATCAAACGATTACGTGAACGTTTATTAACATTAGAAACAGAAAATGCATCTAtgtcaatgaaattgaatcaacaacaatggcaaGTGGAAAATAG ATTGGCCGAAATTGAACATCAAATTAGTTCGGCAGCAAGCGCCAACTCTTGTTCTGCTCAATTAGGCTTTATCAGTTCGAATAATAGTTCGAATGCAAGTGTCGAGGATAATGAACGTAATAAAGAATCGATCATTTGA